A portion of the Lolium rigidum isolate FL_2022 chromosome 1, APGP_CSIRO_Lrig_0.1, whole genome shotgun sequence genome contains these proteins:
- the LOC124662206 gene encoding putative cyclin-dependent kinase F-2 → MATARATAAEDAIRAMIDDHAAGSCKKRRIGSTEDYELTRILGKGGFGVVVKARHRATGIDVALKSHLRRSPARAGCKKTSHHSHVLRRDLLREACYLAACRGHPSVVGFHGIARNPLTGECSLVLEHVGPSLAHVLRRRGKPFTEEETRRVMRQLLSGAGRMHERRIVHRDIKPGNILFGVGEGRGDVVVKICDLGLAVSMNERPSRGQAGTLWYMAPEMLLGKPDYDELVDAWSLGCVMAELLAGEPLFRGQNATDQLLRIFDVLGGAHGNPRLRELFPEERLSRDGFEVLEGLLTCDPANRLPAAAALQCPWFAISG, encoded by the coding sequence ATGGCCACCGCGCGAGCTACCGCTGCCGAAGACGCCATCCGCGCCATGATCGACGACCACGCCGCCGGCTCCTGCAAGAAACGACGCATCGGGAGCACCGAAGACTACGAGCTGACGCGCATTCTCGGGAAGGGAGGCTTCGGCGTCGTCGTCAAGGCGCGCCACCGCGCCACCGGCATTGACGTCGCGCTCAAGTCCCacctccgccgctcgccggcgcGCGCCGGCTGCAAGAAGACGAGCCACCATTCCCACGTCCTCCGTCGTGACCTCCTGCGGGAGGCGTGCTACCTGGCCGCTTGCCGCGGCCACCCTTCCGTCGTCGGCTTCCACGGCATCGCGCGGAACCCGCTCACGGGCGAGTGCAGCCTCGTCCTGGAGCACGTCGGCCCGAGCCTCGCCCACGTCCTGCGCCGACGCGGCAAACCGTTCACGGAGGAGGAGACGCGCCGCGTGATGCGGCAGCTGCTGAGCGGCGCCGGGAGGATGCACGAGCGCCGCATCGTCCACCGGGACATCAAGCCCGGGAACATCCTCTTCGGCGTCGGCGAGGGCCGCGGCGACGTAGTGGTGAAGATATGCGACCTCGGGCTGGCCGTGTCCATGAACGAGAGGCCGTCACGCGGCCAGGCCGGCACGCTCTGGTACATGGCTCCGGAAATGCTCCTGGGCAAGCCGGACTACGACGAGCTCGTGGACGCCTGGTCCCTCGGCTGCGTCATGGCGGAGCTGCTCGCCGGCGAGCCGCTGTTCAGGGGGCAGAATGCGACCGACCAGCTCCTCAGGATCTTCGATGTGCTCGGCGGCGCCCACGGCAACCCGCGGCTGCGCGAGCTGTTCCCCGAGGAGCGCCTGTCACGGGACGGGTTTGAGGTTTTGGAGGGGCTCCTGACGTGCGACCCTGCCAACCGtttgccggcggccgcggcgctcCAGTGCCCGTGGTTCGCTATCTCCGGCTGA